From Actinomycetota bacterium, the proteins below share one genomic window:
- the thiE gene encoding thiamine phosphate synthase, which produces MTVEAVPRAFDVIRGLYFVTADVPELGRTHEGLAVHAAAGGACIVQFRHKRFDARRLQAARAVRDVCSAFGALFIVNDDAALAVAACADGLHLGQSDLSALDEWRACGRGLLGVSVSTAKEAMVAVALGADYLGVGPIFATGSKDDAVPPIGLDGLRRVREAVGLPLAAIGGIAERNAADVLAAGGDAVCVISAVAHARDPHAAARRLADIAASVPFSGGAQ; this is translated from the coding sequence GTGACCGTGGAGGCCGTCCCTCGAGCGTTCGACGTCATCCGCGGTCTGTATTTCGTCACCGCCGACGTGCCGGAGTTGGGGCGCACTCACGAAGGGCTCGCGGTGCATGCAGCGGCAGGCGGCGCTTGCATCGTGCAGTTCCGTCACAAGCGCTTCGACGCCCGTAGGCTTCAGGCTGCGCGCGCGGTTCGCGACGTGTGCTCCGCGTTCGGGGCGCTGTTCATCGTCAACGACGACGCCGCTCTCGCTGTGGCCGCCTGCGCCGACGGCCTGCACCTCGGGCAGTCGGACCTCTCGGCGCTCGACGAGTGGCGAGCTTGCGGGCGCGGGCTGCTCGGCGTGTCGGTCTCGACCGCGAAGGAGGCGATGGTCGCCGTGGCGTTGGGTGCCGACTACCTGGGCGTCGGGCCGATTTTCGCGACCGGGTCGAAGGACGACGCTGTGCCGCCAATTGGCCTCGACGGGCTGCGGCGCGTCCGCGAGGCGGTCGGTCTGCCTCTTGCCGCGATCGGCGGAATCGCTGAGCGCAACGCCGCTGACGTCCTGGCCGCCGGCGGCGACGCGGTATGCGTGATCTCGGCCGTCGCGCACGCGCGGGATCCGCACGCTGCAGCACGCCGTCTCGCTGACATTGCGGCGAGCGTCCCTTTCTCCGGAGGTGCCCAATGA
- the thiM gene encoding hydroxyethylthiazole kinase, translated as MCVNRSVPDATSTAEHLSAIREAKPLIHNITNFVVMNETANAILALGALPVMAHAPEEVEEFARMAGAVVLNIGTLWPGLVDSMVLAGRAANEAGVPVVFDPVGAGATALRNDAARRILVEVDVALVRGNAAEVAFLAGESAEIRGVECMGVAGETAVTAQALARQHGCAVAVTGAVDHIADAERVFVVANGHPLMGRITGSGCMSSTMCASFLAVASDYAAAAAEALAAFGVAGELAAVRSQGPGTFHAALYDALDALDATALTSVRIETA; from the coding sequence ATGTGTGTGAACCGCTCCGTTCCCGACGCCACTTCGACTGCCGAGCACCTCTCGGCGATTCGCGAGGCCAAGCCGCTCATCCACAACATCACCAACTTCGTGGTGATGAACGAGACCGCGAATGCGATCCTGGCGCTCGGCGCGCTGCCGGTCATGGCGCACGCGCCCGAAGAGGTCGAGGAGTTCGCACGGATGGCGGGTGCCGTGGTGCTCAACATCGGTACCCTCTGGCCGGGCCTCGTCGACTCCATGGTTCTTGCGGGTCGCGCGGCCAACGAAGCTGGTGTCCCGGTGGTATTCGACCCGGTCGGTGCGGGTGCGACTGCGCTGCGCAACGATGCCGCTCGCCGTATCCTTGTCGAGGTCGATGTCGCACTCGTGCGCGGCAACGCCGCCGAGGTCGCGTTCCTCGCGGGCGAGTCCGCCGAGATCCGCGGCGTCGAGTGCATGGGCGTCGCAGGCGAAACTGCGGTGACCGCACAGGCGCTCGCTCGGCAGCACGGTTGTGCCGTCGCGGTGACCGGCGCGGTCGACCACATCGCCGACGCCGAGCGCGTCTTTGTCGTGGCAAACGGTCACCCGCTTATGGGCCGCATCACCGGCTCGGGTTGCATGTCGTCGACGATGTGCGCGTCATTCCTCGCCGTCGCCTCCGATTACGCAGCCGCCGCTGCCGAGGCGCTCGCCGCCTTCGGAGTGGCGGGCGAACTCGCCGCAGTCCGGTCGCAGGGGCCGGGCACGTTCCACGCCGCCCTCTACGACGCGCTCGATGCGCTGGACGCCACCGCGCTGACGAGCGTCCGGATTGAGACGGCGTGA
- a CDS encoding DMT family transporter → MASAHRRYWIQFALAGVAMVWGATFVMVKDAVALYPVYGFLGLRFAIAVAAFVVLFPKSIMRLSARTVGVGLVAGAFLCAGYVFQTWGLQGTTASKAAFITGMFVVITPVMQAVLLRRVPGWATVVGVVLAVGGLWLLSGGSGGGWTAGDTRVFLCAVAYSAHMIVLGSVGRDHDVGALTLVQLATTGVVCGGVSLAIERPGLPTDTSIWIALVVTGVLASAVAFAVQTYAQRHIPPARTALILISEPAFGGLFGWLAGEALGLSGLAGAALILGGMILAEMVGAKSDAHGKVVLEPAIEGPSVSVIETAKGGPRSRVSRSAGR, encoded by the coding sequence GTGGCCTCGGCCCACAGGCGCTACTGGATCCAGTTCGCTCTAGCAGGCGTCGCGATGGTTTGGGGCGCGACTTTCGTCATGGTGAAGGACGCAGTCGCGCTCTACCCGGTATACGGGTTCCTTGGCTTGCGCTTTGCGATAGCCGTGGCGGCGTTCGTCGTGCTGTTCCCGAAGTCCATCATGCGCCTCAGTGCACGGACGGTGGGTGTTGGACTGGTGGCCGGTGCGTTTCTGTGCGCGGGCTACGTGTTTCAGACCTGGGGACTCCAGGGGACCACCGCGAGCAAAGCTGCCTTCATCACCGGGATGTTCGTGGTGATCACGCCGGTGATGCAGGCCGTGCTTCTACGGCGAGTACCCGGTTGGGCGACCGTGGTCGGTGTCGTGCTGGCGGTCGGTGGCCTGTGGTTGCTGTCCGGTGGATCCGGAGGCGGGTGGACCGCCGGCGACACGAGGGTGTTCTTGTGTGCGGTGGCGTATTCGGCGCACATGATCGTGCTCGGGAGCGTCGGGCGCGATCACGACGTGGGTGCGCTAACACTCGTGCAGCTTGCGACGACTGGCGTGGTGTGCGGAGGGGTTTCTCTCGCTATCGAGCGCCCGGGCCTTCCGACCGACACCAGCATCTGGATCGCGCTTGTTGTGACCGGCGTCCTGGCCTCAGCGGTGGCGTTCGCAGTGCAAACCTACGCGCAGCGACACATCCCGCCAGCGCGCACCGCACTGATCCTGATCTCCGAGCCAGCATTCGGCGGTCTGTTCGGTTGGCTTGCCGGCGAGGCTCTCGGGCTTTCGGGACTTGCAGGTGCCGCGCTCATCCTTGGCGGCATGATACTGGCTGAGATGGTCGGCGCGAAGTCCGACGCGCACGGGAAGGTGGTGCTTGAACCGGCAATCGAGGGTCCGAGCGTGTCGGTAATCGAGACTGCCAAGGGCGGACCACGCTCGAGGGTCTCTCGGTCAGCAGGTCGGTAG
- the rsfS gene encoding ribosome silencing factor → MTDRKRAIELNSKDYALLAAEAASDKKAADIVAIDVAELLVVTDYFVICTGNNDRQVRTIADEVESKLKQAGLPAIGIEGREEGKWLLLDFVDVVVHVFQPAERDFYRLEKLWGEAKSLELPESVTGPVPIPAKAPTPAETEV, encoded by the coding sequence GTGACTGACAGAAAGAGGGCGATCGAACTGAATTCGAAGGACTACGCGTTGCTGGCTGCAGAGGCCGCATCAGACAAGAAGGCAGCCGACATCGTCGCGATCGACGTGGCCGAACTGCTCGTGGTGACCGACTACTTCGTGATCTGTACCGGCAACAACGACCGGCAGGTCCGCACGATAGCCGACGAGGTGGAGTCCAAGCTCAAGCAGGCAGGGCTTCCTGCCATCGGCATCGAGGGCAGGGAGGAAGGCAAATGGCTCCTCCTCGACTTCGTCGACGTTGTGGTGCACGTGTTCCAGCCTGCCGAGCGCGACTTCTATCGACTGGAGAAGCTGTGGGGCGAGGCGAAGTCCCTTGAGTTGCCCGAGAGCGTGACAGGACCGGTGCCGATACCTGCCAAGGCGCCCACACCCGCAGAAACCGAGGTATAG
- a CDS encoding LytR C-terminal domain-containing protein, with protein sequence MSRDRDNDLPREEEWELTGDELTGDESEDDERDARDEPPRRAKRPTAGPAVPSGWRTTRRGSKTRKRVRRQAKVHEKREKISEAAGRAGRAVQDASYLAGVTLVGLVVVVLAFVLVFTGINSVARWNAERRAQRESSPEALLEKAKENLLFIAVENGSATGFLAVRVDPEQKMIYGIAIPDAAFIEVPGQGFERIGDSYQAGPDVSLAAATNFFTVPFNTYVEITPEAYQTALTSQSMVGIMNETSVSNLGTEEKERWIAALDAAPSDGVALVPMPVKPITLGAQTYFEPQRAEVSDLVEQWWGVSISDTDNATRAIIYNGSGTPGVAGRAAQQLIRNGVRVVDTKNADRFDYTKTQVIVQNGDGALGEEIKRVLGAGVVTVQPADQKVADVIVIIGKDYKPPAGATE encoded by the coding sequence ATGAGTCGAGACCGCGACAACGACCTCCCCCGTGAAGAGGAATGGGAGCTGACTGGCGACGAGCTGACAGGCGACGAGTCGGAAGACGATGAGCGCGACGCACGCGATGAGCCTCCTCGGCGCGCGAAGCGCCCGACAGCGGGTCCGGCGGTGCCGAGCGGATGGAGGACGACGCGGCGCGGCTCGAAGACCCGGAAGAGGGTCCGACGACAGGCCAAGGTCCACGAGAAACGCGAGAAGATCTCAGAAGCTGCCGGCAGAGCGGGCCGTGCCGTTCAGGACGCATCGTACCTGGCCGGCGTGACGCTGGTGGGGCTGGTGGTAGTCGTTCTGGCGTTTGTCCTGGTGTTCACCGGTATCAACTCGGTCGCGCGTTGGAATGCCGAACGCAGGGCCCAACGCGAGAGCTCTCCCGAGGCCTTGCTCGAGAAGGCCAAGGAGAACCTGCTGTTCATCGCTGTCGAGAACGGGTCGGCGACGGGTTTCTTGGCGGTTCGCGTCGACCCGGAGCAGAAGATGATCTACGGGATCGCCATCCCCGATGCGGCGTTCATCGAGGTTCCGGGTCAGGGATTCGAGCGTATCGGCGACTCGTACCAGGCCGGCCCCGATGTCTCCCTTGCTGCGGCGACCAACTTCTTCACCGTGCCGTTCAACACGTACGTCGAGATCACGCCGGAGGCGTACCAGACGGCACTGACCTCCCAGAGCATGGTGGGGATCATGAACGAGACCTCGGTATCGAACCTGGGCACCGAGGAGAAGGAGCGCTGGATAGCGGCGCTCGATGCCGCCCCCTCCGATGGTGTGGCGTTGGTGCCGATGCCGGTCAAGCCCATCACACTCGGGGCGCAGACGTACTTCGAGCCGCAGCGCGCCGAGGTCTCAGATCTTGTCGAGCAGTGGTGGGGCGTCTCTATATCAGACACCGACAATGCGACGCGCGCGATCATCTACAACGGATCGGGAACTCCAGGCGTGGCCGGAAGGGCCGCGCAGCAGCTCATTCGCAACGGTGTGCGTGTCGTGGACACGAAGAATGCAGACCGGTTCGACTACACGAAGACGCAGGTTATCGTCCAGAACGGTGACGGAGCGCTCGGCGAGGAGATCAAACGCGTCCTTGGTGCGGGTGTCGTGACCGTGCAGCCGGCGGATCAGAAAGTCGCGGACGTGATCGTGATCATCGGGAAAGACTACAAGCCGCCCGCGGGGGCGACCGAGTGA
- the yqeK gene encoding bis(5'-nucleosyl)-tetraphosphatase (symmetrical) YqeK — protein sequence MAGPDYQVAREVLACRLGPEALAHCVGVAETAAMLAARHGVDAEDARIAGLLHDWAREDGRERLLEEANAAGIPVSDIDRTVPYLLHARLGAAAVHAEFPGLAKEVVRAIERHTLGAVDMSDLDRVVYVADLIEPGRTFEGVDDLRLAASEVSLAELYARAYEASLIHLIRTRRHLHPGTVEAWNAIVSEDTP from the coding sequence ATGGCGGGCCCAGACTACCAGGTCGCTCGCGAAGTGCTCGCATGTCGCCTAGGGCCTGAGGCGCTCGCCCACTGCGTCGGAGTGGCCGAGACCGCCGCGATGCTCGCCGCGCGCCATGGCGTTGATGCAGAGGATGCCCGCATCGCCGGGCTGCTGCACGACTGGGCCCGCGAGGACGGCCGCGAGCGACTCCTCGAAGAAGCGAATGCTGCGGGGATTCCCGTGAGCGACATCGATCGCACGGTCCCGTACCTGTTGCATGCGCGACTGGGTGCTGCGGCGGTACATGCCGAGTTTCCCGGCCTTGCCAAGGAGGTCGTGCGCGCCATTGAGCGGCACACGCTCGGAGCGGTGGACATGAGCGATCTCGACCGCGTGGTCTACGTGGCAGATCTCATCGAACCTGGTCGGACGTTCGAAGGCGTCGATGACCTGCGTCTGGCTGCGAGTGAGGTCTCCTTGGCGGAGCTATACGCGAGGGCGTATGAGGCGTCGCTCATCCACCTGATCCGCACGCGTCGCCACCTGCACCCCGGCACCGTCGAGGCATGGAACGCGATCGTTTCCGAGGACACGCCATGA
- the nadD gene encoding nicotinate-nucleotide adenylyltransferase: MRTKARLGIMGGTFDPIHFGHLVTAEEALVQFNLDKVVFMPTGQPARKTHQQVTSAEHRYLMTVIATAANPDFEVSRMEIERPGTTYTVDTLKAMRDASGPGTELFFITGADAVWEIVTWKDAEAFAGLCTFIAATRPGYDLDAAREQHAETLQQLRIEFIEVPALAISSTDIRQRRAERRPVRYLLPEPVVAYIEKYRLYREAF; encoded by the coding sequence GTGAGAACGAAGGCGCGCCTCGGCATAATGGGTGGGACGTTCGATCCCATTCACTTCGGCCATCTGGTGACGGCCGAAGAGGCCCTCGTCCAGTTCAACCTGGACAAGGTCGTCTTCATGCCCACCGGTCAGCCCGCGCGCAAGACGCACCAGCAGGTCACGTCCGCAGAGCATCGATATCTCATGACCGTTATCGCTACGGCGGCAAACCCGGATTTCGAAGTCTCGCGCATGGAGATCGAGCGTCCGGGCACAACCTACACTGTCGACACGCTCAAAGCGATGCGCGATGCGTCGGGGCCGGGCACGGAGCTCTTCTTCATCACGGGCGCCGACGCGGTATGGGAGATAGTGACCTGGAAGGATGCAGAGGCGTTCGCCGGGTTGTGCACGTTCATCGCGGCAACGCGGCCCGGATACGACCTGGATGCCGCCCGAGAGCAGCACGCGGAAACACTCCAGCAGCTGCGCATAGAGTTCATCGAGGTGCCCGCTCTCGCGATCTCCTCGACTGACATCCGTCAGCGCCGCGCAGAGAGACGCCCGGTGCGCTATCTCTTGCCCGAGCCGGTAGTCGCCTACATCGAGAAGTACCGGCTCTACCGGGAGGCCTTCTAG
- a CDS encoding glutamate-5-semialdehyde dehydrogenase: protein MSEVLTLATRAREAAQRLGTTSSEQRNRALLAMSHALTHNQDEILAANGRDMEAARAKNTPAPLLDRLELNPARIKSMSEALKALSLLPDPIGEVVEGHTLPNGIQLTQVRVPLGVVAMIFEARPNVTVDAAGLCIKTANAVILRGGSLAIQSCLALTRVLANSATAAGMPDGCIQSVESTEREAAEELMGLHGYIDVLIPRGGAGLIQSVVQNAKVPVIETGVGNCHVYIHSAADPEMARRIVVNAKTQRPGVCNAAESLLIDEEIYQQVLPPILRELEEKGVKIHADEAARSLGAVMRVEPATEEDWATEYLDLKIAVKVVSGLDEAINHVNKYGTKHSEAIVTGDYSAAQRFLREVDAAAVYVNASTRFTDGGEFGMGAEIGISTQKLHARGPMGLDALTSTKFVLMGSGQIRE from the coding sequence ATGTCGGAAGTCTTGACGCTGGCGACGAGAGCGCGGGAGGCGGCGCAGCGACTGGGGACTACCTCCTCGGAGCAGCGCAATCGCGCACTCTTGGCCATGTCGCACGCGCTGACTCACAACCAGGATGAGATTCTGGCCGCCAACGGGCGCGATATGGAGGCAGCGCGGGCCAAGAACACCCCGGCGCCGCTCCTCGATCGCCTCGAGTTGAACCCGGCACGTATCAAGTCGATGTCGGAGGCGCTCAAGGCGCTCTCGCTGCTGCCCGATCCCATCGGCGAGGTCGTGGAGGGACATACGCTCCCCAATGGCATCCAGCTCACACAGGTCCGCGTGCCCCTCGGCGTGGTGGCGATGATCTTCGAGGCGCGTCCGAACGTGACCGTCGATGCTGCCGGATTGTGCATCAAGACCGCGAATGCGGTGATCCTGCGCGGTGGGTCCCTCGCGATCCAGAGCTGCCTTGCGCTCACGCGCGTGCTCGCCAACTCGGCGACGGCAGCGGGGATGCCCGATGGTTGCATCCAGTCCGTCGAATCGACCGAGCGTGAGGCCGCCGAGGAGCTCATGGGGCTGCACGGATACATTGACGTGCTCATTCCCCGGGGCGGGGCGGGTCTTATCCAAAGCGTGGTGCAGAACGCGAAGGTCCCGGTGATCGAGACCGGTGTTGGCAACTGTCACGTCTACATTCACAGCGCGGCCGATCCGGAGATGGCGCGGCGCATCGTCGTCAACGCCAAGACGCAGCGTCCGGGAGTGTGCAACGCGGCAGAGTCGCTGCTGATCGACGAGGAGATCTACCAGCAGGTGCTGCCGCCCATCCTGAGGGAGCTAGAGGAGAAGGGCGTCAAGATCCACGCTGACGAGGCGGCTCGATCGCTCGGGGCCGTGATGCGCGTAGAGCCTGCGACCGAGGAGGACTGGGCGACGGAGTATCTCGACCTCAAGATAGCCGTGAAGGTCGTGTCGGGACTCGACGAGGCCATCAACCATGTGAACAAGTACGGCACGAAGCACAGTGAAGCGATAGTCACCGGGGACTACTCGGCAGCCCAGCGCTTTCTGCGCGAGGTTGACGCTGCAGCGGTCTACGTGAACGCTTCGACACGTTTCACGGATGGCGGCGAGTTCGGCATGGGTGCTGAGATCGGAATCTCGACCCAGAAGCTTCACGCGCGCGGCCCGATGGGACTCGATGCGCTGACGTCGACGAAGTTCGTCCTTATGGGGAGCGGACAGATCAGGGAGTGA
- the proB gene encoding glutamate 5-kinase: MERIVIKIGSSILTAADGGLDRAYVETLVGQVARLRSGGAKVIIVTSGAIAAGVEVLGMGSRPSDMPTLQAAASVGQVQVLGMYAALFAAQDVPVGQVLLTRHDTAHRQAYLHARDTLERLMALDVVPIVNENDTVAVDEIKFGDNDTLAALVATMTKADLVVLLTDIEGLYDADPRLDEEARLLEHVEELTEQVVAAAGGAGSIVGSGGMLTKVEAAKVLMKAGIPTVVCDGRRPNVIVDAADGKPVGTYFAGGAAQLGARKLWIALGQRPRGEVTVDDGAKEALCQRGKSLLPAGVVAVAGSFDVGDAIVLKDRSGSVIARGLTALSSADLERVKGLKSSQITELLPQVAGKEVIHRDHLVIL, encoded by the coding sequence ATGGAACGCATCGTGATCAAGATCGGCAGTTCGATCTTGACCGCCGCCGACGGCGGTCTTGACCGCGCGTACGTCGAGACTCTCGTCGGGCAGGTGGCGCGTCTGCGCTCGGGCGGTGCCAAGGTGATCATTGTGACGTCCGGCGCGATTGCTGCGGGCGTTGAGGTGCTCGGGATGGGGTCGCGTCCGTCCGACATGCCCACTCTTCAGGCTGCGGCATCTGTCGGACAGGTTCAGGTCCTCGGCATGTATGCAGCGCTGTTCGCGGCGCAGGACGTGCCTGTCGGCCAGGTTCTTCTCACGCGGCACGACACGGCGCACCGCCAGGCGTATCTGCATGCCCGTGACACTCTCGAGCGACTCATGGCTCTCGATGTGGTACCGATCGTCAACGAGAACGACACGGTTGCGGTGGACGAGATCAAGTTCGGGGACAACGACACGCTTGCAGCCCTCGTGGCGACCATGACGAAGGCCGATCTGGTCGTGCTACTCACCGATATCGAAGGGCTCTACGATGCCGACCCGCGTCTCGACGAGGAGGCCCGGCTGCTCGAGCACGTGGAGGAACTCACGGAGCAGGTCGTCGCGGCGGCCGGCGGGGCAGGGTCTATCGTGGGCTCGGGAGGGATGCTCACGAAGGTGGAGGCGGCCAAGGTGCTCATGAAGGCCGGCATCCCGACGGTTGTGTGCGATGGGCGACGCCCGAACGTTATCGTTGATGCAGCGGACGGCAAGCCGGTCGGGACGTACTTCGCCGGTGGCGCGGCGCAGCTCGGGGCACGCAAGCTTTGGATCGCGCTCGGGCAGCGTCCCCGCGGTGAGGTCACCGTCGACGACGGGGCCAAAGAGGCGCTCTGCCAGCGGGGCAAGAGCCTTCTGCCTGCGGGTGTCGTAGCGGTAGCGGGAAGCTTCGATGTCGGCGATGCGATAGTATTGAAAGACCGTAGCGGCAGCGTCATCGCACGCGGTCTGACCGCTCTGTCCTCGGCAGATCTGGAACGTGTCAAGGGGCTGAAGAGCTCCCAGATCACGGAGTTGTTGCCGCAGGTCGCGGGCAAGGAAGTGATTCACAGGGACCACCTGGTGATTCTGTAG
- the obgE gene encoding GTPase ObgE has protein sequence MFVDEAKISAKAGNGGAGCKSFRREAYVPKGGPDGGDGGRGGDIVLVADGAVSTLLDYHYKRHYKAERGHHGKGAVRHGSSGDDLLLTVPLGTVVRDAETGELIADLTDQDQRVVVARGGRGGRGNPHFVTPTRRAPAFAELGEPAEERWISLELKLLADAALVGLPSVGKSSLIACMSAARPKIADYPFTTLVPNLGVVRAGNRSFVVADVPGLIEGASEGKGLGHAFLRHIERTALIIHVVDLTGGYEQRDCVDDIDVINGELAAHATDLADRPQIMVGNKADVPGVQEASARVHAWAEERELLYFEVSAATGAAIDQLSRAVAERVHELREQAVAQAASEPHQARYIHEPREERGFAVVRTGAHAFEVKGRGIERMVIMTEIGNEEALAHLQKRLVKAGVEQALEDAGAFDGDEITIAGATFEFQGALAVDPEVAYIEDEPDKAGDDG, from the coding sequence ATGTTCGTTGATGAAGCAAAGATAAGTGCGAAGGCTGGCAACGGCGGAGCGGGCTGCAAGTCCTTCCGTCGAGAAGCGTACGTTCCAAAAGGCGGGCCGGACGGCGGCGATGGTGGACGGGGAGGCGACATCGTTCTGGTCGCCGACGGCGCGGTATCGACGCTGCTCGACTACCACTACAAGCGCCACTACAAGGCCGAGCGCGGCCATCACGGCAAGGGCGCCGTGCGTCACGGTTCGAGTGGTGATGACCTTCTGCTGACCGTTCCGCTCGGCACGGTGGTGCGCGACGCCGAGACGGGCGAACTCATCGCCGACCTCACGGATCAGGATCAGCGAGTGGTCGTGGCGCGCGGCGGACGCGGTGGCCGCGGCAACCCCCATTTCGTGACACCTACCAGGCGTGCTCCTGCATTCGCGGAGCTTGGGGAACCTGCCGAGGAGCGGTGGATCTCGCTCGAGCTCAAGCTGCTGGCCGACGCGGCGCTTGTCGGCTTGCCCAGTGTGGGCAAGTCGTCGCTGATTGCGTGCATGAGCGCTGCACGTCCCAAGATCGCCGACTACCCCTTCACGACGCTCGTGCCGAACCTGGGCGTGGTGCGCGCCGGCAATCGCTCGTTCGTCGTGGCCGATGTGCCGGGACTCATAGAGGGCGCGAGTGAGGGCAAAGGTCTCGGACATGCCTTTCTTCGGCATATCGAGCGGACGGCACTGATCATTCACGTGGTCGATCTCACGGGAGGATACGAGCAGCGTGACTGCGTAGATGACATCGATGTCATCAATGGCGAGCTTGCCGCACACGCGACCGACCTTGCTGATCGCCCGCAGATCATGGTGGGCAACAAGGCCGATGTGCCCGGAGTGCAAGAGGCTTCGGCGCGTGTACACGCGTGGGCCGAGGAGCGTGAGTTGCTCTACTTCGAGGTTTCTGCCGCTACCGGTGCAGCAATCGATCAGCTATCGCGTGCCGTCGCCGAGCGCGTTCATGAGCTTCGCGAGCAGGCCGTGGCGCAGGCGGCATCCGAGCCGCACCAGGCCCGCTACATCCACGAGCCACGTGAAGAGCGAGGCTTCGCCGTCGTGCGGACCGGTGCCCACGCGTTCGAGGTGAAGGGTCGGGGTATCGAGCGAATGGTCATCATGACCGAGATCGGGAATGAGGAGGCCTTGGCTCACCTGCAGAAGCGCCTTGTCAAGGCTGGCGTCGAGCAGGCGCTCGAGGATGCTGGCGCGTTCGATGGCGACGAGATAACTATTGCGGGAGCCACGTTTGAGTTCCAAGGAGCTCTTGCAGTGGACCCCGAGGTGGCCTACATAGAGGATGAGCCCGACAAGGCGGGAGACGACGGGTGA
- the rpmA gene encoding 50S ribosomal protein L27, with protein sequence MAHKKGLGSTKNGRDSAAQRLGVKRFAGQVVTAGSIIVRQRGTRLKPGENVGIGKDDTLFAKADGVVDFTHGKDRRVHVRPIEG encoded by the coding sequence ATGGCTCATAAGAAGGGTCTAGGCAGCACCAAGAACGGTCGCGATTCGGCCGCACAGCGACTTGGTGTGAAGCGCTTCGCCGGTCAGGTCGTGACCGCAGGCTCGATCATCGTGCGGCAGCGCGGCACGCGGCTCAAGCCTGGCGAGAACGTCGGTATCGGCAAGGACGACACCCTGTTCGCCAAGGCGGACGGTGTTGTGGACTTCACTCACGGGAAAGACCGTCGGGTGCACGTCCGACCGATCGAGGGCTAG
- the rplU gene encoding 50S ribosomal protein L21, translating to MYAVVSTGGKQLKVEKGTVAVVEKIDAEVGDTVALDVLFVADGDEITTDPAALTAATVTAEVVEHFKGEKAVVFKFKKRKGYKRLKGHRQQQTRILVTDIVAAGGGTRVAKAVHKAPSKAAPKAEVAPKVEKAPKVEAAPKTAEKLALTEVAESQCAAVKASGERCANKAKEGSKYCGVHAKKYEG from the coding sequence ATGTACGCTGTGGTTTCTACCGGCGGAAAGCAGCTCAAGGTCGAAAAGGGCACCGTCGCCGTTGTCGAGAAGATCGATGCAGAAGTCGGCGATACCGTTGCTCTTGACGTCCTATTCGTGGCCGATGGTGATGAGATCACCACCGATCCTGCTGCACTGACCGCTGCAACTGTGACCGCCGAGGTCGTCGAGCACTTCAAGGGCGAGAAGGCGGTAGTGTTCAAGTTCAAGAAACGCAAGGGCTACAAGCGTCTGAAGGGCCACCGGCAGCAGCAGACCCGCATCTTGGTGACGGACATCGTCGCTGCTGGCGGAGGCACGAGGGTCGCGAAGGCTGTTCACAAGGCGCCGTCCAAGGCCGCACCGAAGGCAGAGGTCGCTCCCAAGGTCGAGAAGGCCCCCAAGGTAGAGGCCGCGCCCAAGACCGCCGAGAAGCTGGCCCTGACTGAGGTCGCTGAGAGTCAGTGCGCCGCCGTGAAGGCCAGCGGCGAGCGCTGCGCCAACAAGGCGAAGGAAGGCTCCAAGTACTGCGGCGTTCACGCCAAGAAGTACGAAGGGTAG